The nucleotide sequence CTGGCTGCGCAGGGGCGCAAATTGGCCCGGTGGCACGCCCCACTGGCGTTGGAAGTGCCGGCTCATATGGGCTTGGTCAGCAAAGCCGGTGGCAGCAGCAATGCTTGCCAGCGCTTCGCCCTGCTGCACGCGGGCTTTGGCCTGCTCTAGCCGCTTTTGGAGTTGGTAGGCATGGGGCGGCAGGCCTACATGGGCGCTGAAGCTGCGCACTAGGTGAAAGGGCGACACATGGCATAGCGCGGCCAATTCACTCAAGCTGCGCTGGCCCAGCAGGTCGGCGTCCAAGACTTCGCGCGCACGCGCTACTTGACGGGGCATCCGCGAAACAGGCGCTAGGGCCGCACGTTCACTGACATGGCGCGATAGCAACACACCACACAGTTCCAGCCAATGCTGCTCTACCGCCAAGGGACTGTCTTTTGCCAGCATGGCTTGTCCAAGAACCAGCAGCGC is from Rhodoferax aquaticus and encodes:
- a CDS encoding helix-turn-helix domain-containing protein produces the protein MSGRRVAVHAHPQLPGLALVDAHFVEQHFPKHSHDGYSIGVVRSGVNAFWHRGGQQHAIAGSLCIVNPGEVHTGDTVTPQGWSYFNLLVPELLLQTSRATLDLPAQTLHFGQSVVADAQAATALLVLGQAMLAKDSPLAVEQHWLELCGVLLSRHVSERAALAPVSRMPRQVARAREVLDADLLGQRSLSELAALCHVSPFHLVRSFSAHVGLPPHAYQLQKRLEQAKARVQQGEALASIAAATGFADQAHMSRHFQRQWGVPPGQFAPLRSQPQNRKNVQYR